In Chromobacterium rhizoryzae, one genomic interval encodes:
- a CDS encoding RsmB/NOP family class I SAM-dependent RNA methyltransferase, with protein sequence MNHHQLKHIETVIGQMIRFDRPADAVLSAYFREHSKLGANDRHIIAETAFGALRRLLQLRALIAPDKATPRRLALVALLKIHRLNVKELGDAASAGEKEWLGQIKGKALPASLEVDAELPQWVIERLGEQTPEQVIALGKGLAEGAPLDLRVNTMKMKRDELLGRLQADGLECEATPYSPLGIRLKTKPSLAKHELFKAGVFEVQDEGSQLLGLITGARRGEMVVDFCAGAGGKTLLLGAQMASSGRLYAFDVSEKRLAKLKPRQARSGLSNVHPQLLASENDTKVKRLAGKADRVLVDAPCSGLGTLRRNPDLKFRQSPESVAELNAKQASILASAARLVRAGGRLVYATCSLLPQENQDIVAAFLADHPEFKLVKMDEVLAEQKIPLQMGDYLELKPQLHNTDGFFAAVLEKNA encoded by the coding sequence ATTAATCACCATCAACTGAAACATATCGAAACCGTCATCGGCCAGATGATACGCTTCGACCGCCCGGCCGACGCGGTGCTGTCGGCCTATTTCCGCGAACACAGCAAACTGGGCGCCAACGACCGCCACATCATCGCCGAAACCGCCTTCGGCGCGCTGCGCCGCCTCTTGCAGCTGCGCGCGCTGATCGCGCCGGACAAGGCCACCCCGCGCCGGCTGGCCCTGGTGGCCCTGCTGAAAATCCACAGGCTCAACGTCAAGGAGCTGGGCGATGCCGCCAGCGCCGGCGAAAAGGAATGGCTGGGCCAGATCAAGGGCAAGGCGCTGCCGGCCAGCCTGGAAGTGGACGCCGAACTGCCGCAGTGGGTGATAGAACGCCTGGGTGAACAGACGCCGGAACAGGTGATCGCGCTGGGCAAGGGCCTGGCCGAAGGCGCGCCGCTGGATCTGCGCGTCAACACCATGAAGATGAAGCGCGACGAATTGCTGGGCCGGCTGCAGGCCGACGGCCTCGAGTGCGAAGCCACGCCCTACTCTCCGCTGGGCATCCGTCTCAAAACCAAGCCCTCGCTGGCCAAGCACGAGCTGTTCAAGGCCGGCGTGTTCGAAGTGCAGGACGAAGGCAGCCAGCTGCTGGGCCTGATCACCGGCGCGCGCCGCGGTGAAATGGTCGTCGACTTCTGCGCCGGCGCCGGCGGCAAGACTTTGCTGCTGGGCGCGCAGATGGCTTCCAGCGGCCGCTTGTACGCCTTCGACGTTTCGGAAAAGCGCTTGGCCAAGCTGAAACCGCGCCAGGCGCGTTCCGGCCTGTCCAACGTCCACCCGCAGCTGCTGGCCTCGGAAAACGACACCAAGGTCAAGCGCCTGGCCGGCAAGGCCGACCGCGTGCTGGTGGACGCGCCCTGCTCCGGCCTGGGCACGCTGCGCCGCAATCCGGACCTGAAATTCCGCCAGAGCCCGGAGAGCGTGGCCGAGCTGAACGCCAAACAGGCGTCCATCCTGGCCTCCGCCGCCCGCCTGGTGCGCGCCGGCGGCCGCCTGGTCTACGCCACCTGCAGCCTGTTGCCGCAGGAGAATCAGGACATCGTCGCCGCCTTCCTGGCCGATCACCCCGAGTTCAAGTTGGTGAAAATGGACGAGGTGCTGGCGGAGCAGAAGATCCCGCTGCAAATGGGCGATTATCTGGAACTGAAACCGCAGTTGCACAATACCGACGGCTTCTTCGCCGCGGTGCTGGAAAAAAACGCCTGA
- a CDS encoding DUF3108 domain-containing protein has protein sequence MKSRRLILLALALSLALHLGVLGSGLLPEAALELPPDQDLRSISVKMQALDADEPAAKPAPQGAVAQLRPAAPKPAPAKPKPAAKKTEASAPQAASEPMAAQARPNKNAGSAPLAEAKPDASMPDAENKLASSAPVADNVAANDKDEASAPAAETAAADDGYLHPKSKLRGFPRQATLGYQVFWGSVMAGTGTLEWSRGNGGYRLDISANPFIGPKLRYLSEGGFQLKNGLRPDSLQAWRGEQAKESAHFDYNAGQLRYGDQGDKLLDLKPGAQDVFSLAFQLGLKGGELGPEAIQITTGKKVYEYPMRPSGEAVYDTGAGKIRVIVFRAEGNGDINEFWLAPEFSNLPVRIKRTDKDKRIDLRAVRIDVNGAPQWKLPPQPTRKHKNDY, from the coding sequence ATGAAAAGCCGTCGCCTGATCCTGCTGGCCCTGGCCCTGTCGCTCGCCCTGCATCTGGGCGTGCTGGGCTCCGGCCTGCTGCCGGAAGCGGCTTTGGAACTGCCCCCGGATCAGGACTTGCGCAGCATCAGCGTCAAGATGCAGGCGCTGGACGCCGATGAGCCGGCGGCCAAGCCGGCGCCGCAAGGCGCGGTCGCCCAATTGCGGCCGGCCGCGCCCAAACCGGCGCCGGCCAAGCCCAAGCCCGCCGCCAAGAAGACGGAGGCGTCGGCGCCGCAGGCGGCGTCGGAGCCGATGGCCGCCCAGGCGCGGCCAAACAAGAACGCCGGCAGCGCGCCGCTGGCGGAGGCCAAGCCCGACGCCTCCATGCCCGACGCGGAGAACAAACTCGCCTCGTCGGCGCCGGTCGCCGATAATGTGGCGGCGAACGACAAGGACGAGGCCAGCGCGCCGGCGGCCGAAACCGCCGCAGCCGACGACGGCTACCTCCACCCCAAGAGCAAGTTGCGCGGCTTTCCGCGCCAGGCCACACTGGGCTACCAAGTGTTCTGGGGTTCGGTCATGGCCGGCACCGGCACGCTGGAATGGAGCCGCGGCAACGGCGGCTACCGCCTGGACATCAGCGCCAATCCCTTTATCGGCCCGAAGCTGCGCTATCTTTCCGAGGGCGGCTTCCAGCTAAAAAACGGGTTGCGGCCGGACAGCCTACAAGCCTGGCGCGGCGAGCAAGCCAAAGAGTCCGCGCATTTCGACTACAATGCGGGTCAGCTGCGCTACGGCGACCAGGGCGACAAACTGCTGGACCTGAAGCCCGGCGCCCAGGACGTATTCAGCCTGGCTTTCCAGCTGGGGCTGAAAGGCGGCGAACTGGGACCGGAAGCGATCCAGATCACCACCGGCAAAAAAGTGTACGAGTACCCGATGCGCCCCAGCGGCGAAGCCGTTTACGACACCGGCGCGGGCAAGATCCGGGTCATCGTGTTCCGCGCCGAGGGCAACGGCGACATTAATGAATTCTGGCTGGCGCCGGAATTCTCCAATCTGCCGGTGCGCATCAAGCGCACCGACAAGGATAAGCGGATCGACCTCAGAGCCGTCCGCATCGACGTGAACGGCGCGCCGCAATGGAAGCTGCCGCCGCAACCCACGAGAAAACACAAGAATGACTATTAA
- the purN gene encoding phosphoribosylglycinamide formyltransferase, with translation MKNIVILISGRGSNMQAIVDAKIAGARIAAVISNRPDAAGLAWAAERGIATAALDHKAFASREDFDAALAQLIDGHQPDLVVLAGFMRILSAGFTRRYEGRMLNVHPSLLPAFTGLNTHQRALEMGCKVAGCTVHFVTAELDHGPIVAQGVVEVLDGDSADTLAERVLQLEHQLYPAAVRRFVAGELNIVAGKIASRAALAGSLMAPAP, from the coding sequence ATGAAGAATATCGTCATCCTGATTTCAGGCCGCGGCTCCAATATGCAGGCCATCGTCGACGCCAAGATCGCCGGCGCGCGCATCGCCGCGGTGATCTCCAACCGACCCGACGCCGCCGGCCTCGCCTGGGCGGCCGAGCGCGGCATCGCCACCGCGGCGCTGGACCATAAAGCCTTCGCCAGCCGCGAAGACTTCGACGCCGCGCTGGCGCAGCTGATAGACGGCCACCAGCCGGACCTGGTGGTGCTGGCCGGCTTCATGCGCATTCTCAGCGCCGGCTTCACCCGCCGCTACGAAGGCCGCATGCTGAACGTGCACCCCTCGCTGCTGCCGGCCTTCACCGGCCTCAACACTCACCAGCGCGCGCTGGAAATGGGCTGCAAGGTGGCCGGCTGCACCGTGCACTTCGTCACCGCCGAGCTGGACCACGGCCCCATCGTCGCCCAGGGCGTGGTGGAAGTGCTGGACGGCGACAGCGCCGACACGCTGGCCGAACGCGTGCTGCAACTGGAACACCAGCTCTACCCGGCCGCAGTGCGCCGCTTCGTCGCCGGCGAGCTGAACATCGTCGCCGGCAAGATCGCCAGCCGCGCCGCGCTTGCCGGCAGCCTGATGGCGCCCGCGCCCTGA
- the purM gene encoding phosphoribosylformylglycinamidine cyclo-ligase — MNTTSLSYRDAGVDIDAGDALVENIKPYAKRTMRPEVIGGIGGFGALVEISKKYKEPVLVSGTDGVGTKLKLAFDWNRHDTVGIDLVAMSVNDILVQGAEPLFFLDYFACGKLDVPQATDVIKGIAAGCEQAGCALIGGETAEMPGMYPTGEYDLAGFAVGVVEKSAVISGRDIAPGDVVLGLKSNGVHSNGYSLVRKIIDRAQPDLDAPFEDGRSLRDAIIAPTRIYVKPLLKLMQALPVKGMAHITGGGITENTPRVLPEHVVAQIDAAAWPQPKLFQWLQQEGKVDSQEMYRTFNCGIGMVVIVAAEQAEQAVALLQAEGETAYRIGAVRARNGDEHQTQIA, encoded by the coding sequence TTGAACACCACTTCCCTCAGTTACCGTGATGCCGGCGTCGACATTGATGCCGGCGACGCGCTGGTCGAGAACATCAAGCCTTATGCCAAGCGCACCATGCGCCCGGAGGTGATCGGCGGCATCGGCGGTTTCGGCGCACTGGTGGAGATTTCCAAGAAATACAAGGAACCGGTGCTGGTTTCCGGCACCGACGGCGTCGGCACCAAGCTGAAACTGGCCTTCGACTGGAATCGTCACGATACCGTGGGCATCGACCTGGTGGCAATGAGCGTCAACGACATCCTGGTGCAAGGAGCGGAACCGCTGTTCTTCCTCGACTATTTCGCCTGCGGCAAACTGGACGTGCCCCAAGCCACCGACGTGATCAAGGGCATCGCCGCCGGTTGCGAACAGGCCGGCTGCGCGCTGATCGGCGGCGAGACCGCGGAAATGCCCGGCATGTACCCGACCGGCGAATACGATCTGGCGGGCTTCGCCGTCGGCGTGGTGGAGAAGAGCGCCGTGATCAGCGGCCGCGACATCGCCCCGGGCGACGTGGTGCTGGGCCTGAAATCCAACGGCGTGCACTCCAACGGCTACTCGCTGGTGCGCAAGATCATCGACCGCGCCCAGCCGGACCTGGACGCACCGTTCGAGGACGGCCGCAGCCTGCGCGACGCCATCATCGCCCCCACCCGCATCTATGTGAAGCCTCTGCTCAAGCTGATGCAGGCGCTGCCGGTCAAAGGCATGGCCCACATCACCGGCGGCGGCATCACCGAGAACACGCCGCGCGTGCTGCCGGAACATGTCGTCGCCCAGATCGACGCCGCGGCCTGGCCGCAGCCCAAACTGTTCCAGTGGCTGCAACAGGAAGGCAAGGTCGATAGCCAGGAAATGTACCGGACCTTCAACTGCGGCATCGGCATGGTGGTGATCGTGGCGGCGGAACAGGCGGAACAGGCCGTCGCCCTGCTGCAGGCCGAAGGCGAGACCGCGTACCGGATCGGCGCGGTGCGCGCCCGCAATGGAGACGAACATCAAACTCAGATCGCCTAA
- a CDS encoding AI-2E family transporter: MKRSQNRLIPWVIGATALLFAGWLLQQLAAALTPFAVAAVLAYVLNPAMRYLAGKGLPRPLVAGLVTLAGMAATFALLLVVAPMLFKQTQGLIDRLPVLVDFAQGRVLPWLRAEFAIQLELDAAGWKRVLAANAGALKSALSAVALRATQSGFMLAGLLFNLLLLPVLLFYFLQDGPRMAATLATLVPRRWADEVTALARELDRVLGEFLRGQLSVMLIMAVIFASSLALLGLESGIAIGVVAGLLVFIPYLGTFLGFALAGLAAALQFDSAGEVLLVLGVFGAGQLLESLLITPWLVGERIGLSPVAVIFSLLAFGQLLGFAGLLLALPMAAATLVICRFLARAYFNTRFYQRKIRNRHQNLV, encoded by the coding sequence ATGAAACGCTCCCAAAACCGTCTGATTCCCTGGGTCATCGGCGCAACAGCGCTGCTGTTCGCCGGCTGGCTGCTGCAGCAGTTGGCGGCCGCGCTGACGCCGTTCGCGGTGGCCGCGGTGCTGGCCTATGTGCTCAATCCCGCGATGCGCTATCTGGCCGGCAAAGGCCTGCCGCGGCCGCTGGTCGCCGGCTTGGTGACGCTGGCCGGCATGGCCGCCACCTTCGCCTTGCTGCTGGTGGTGGCGCCCATGCTGTTCAAGCAGACCCAGGGCCTGATAGACCGCTTGCCGGTCTTGGTGGACTTCGCCCAGGGCCGGGTGCTGCCCTGGCTGCGCGCCGAGTTCGCCATCCAGCTGGAGCTGGACGCCGCCGGCTGGAAGCGGGTGCTGGCCGCCAACGCCGGCGCCTTGAAGAGCGCGCTGTCGGCGGTGGCCCTGCGCGCCACCCAGAGCGGTTTCATGCTGGCCGGCTTGTTGTTCAATCTCTTGTTGCTGCCGGTGCTGTTGTTTTATTTCCTGCAGGACGGGCCGCGGATGGCGGCGACGCTGGCCACGCTGGTGCCGCGGCGCTGGGCGGACGAGGTGACGGCCCTGGCGCGGGAGCTGGATAGGGTGCTGGGCGAATTCCTGCGCGGCCAGCTGTCGGTGATGCTGATCATGGCGGTGATCTTCGCGTCCAGCCTGGCCTTGCTGGGCCTGGAGTCCGGCATCGCCATCGGCGTGGTGGCCGGCCTGCTGGTGTTCATTCCCTATCTGGGCACTTTTCTCGGTTTCGCGCTGGCGGGCCTGGCCGCCGCGCTGCAGTTCGATTCCGCCGGCGAGGTGCTGCTGGTGCTGGGCGTGTTCGGCGCCGGACAATTGCTGGAAAGCCTGCTGATCACGCCTTGGCTGGTGGGCGAGCGCATCGGCCTGTCGCCGGTGGCGGTGATCTTTTCCCTGCTCGCCTTCGGGCAGTTATTGGGCTTCGCCGGCCTGCTGCTGGCCTTGCCGATGGCGGCCGCCACCTTGGTGATCTGCCGCTTTCTGGCGCGCGCTTATTTCAACACACGCTTTTATCAGCGTAAAATCAGGAATAGACATCAAAACCTAGTTTGA
- the hda gene encoding DnaA regulatory inactivator Hda, whose amino-acid sequence MDQLILDLTPTPLPAFDNFLAERNREVITALTAEAGERFIYLWGEPGCGKTHLLQAWIAHAERLGRASIYLDGKTEHLPDFAREASFIAVDHVDDLAPDDQITLFSFYNSLKESGESRLLMAGRQPPMALAVRDDLRTRLGWGLVFEVKALSDEDKLAALRSHAASRQLSIPDDVYRYLLTHWRRDLSSLIGMIDILDRYSLAMRRPITVPLVKNVLQTASPEP is encoded by the coding sequence TTGGACCAGTTAATACTTGATTTGACGCCCACCCCCTTGCCGGCCTTCGACAATTTCCTGGCCGAACGCAACCGCGAGGTGATTACCGCGCTGACGGCCGAGGCCGGCGAGCGCTTCATCTATCTGTGGGGCGAGCCCGGCTGCGGCAAGACGCATCTGTTGCAGGCCTGGATCGCCCACGCCGAGCGGCTGGGGCGCGCCTCCATCTATCTGGACGGCAAGACCGAGCATCTGCCGGACTTCGCGCGCGAAGCCAGCTTCATCGCCGTCGACCATGTCGACGACCTGGCGCCGGACGACCAGATCACTCTGTTTTCCTTCTACAACTCGCTGAAAGAGAGCGGGGAGTCGCGGCTGTTGATGGCCGGCCGCCAGCCGCCGATGGCCTTGGCGGTGCGCGACGATCTGCGCACCCGCCTGGGCTGGGGCCTGGTGTTCGAAGTCAAGGCGCTGTCGGACGAGGACAAGCTGGCCGCCTTGCGCAGCCACGCCGCCAGCCGCCAGCTGTCGATTCCGGACGATGTCTACCGCTACCTGCTGACCCATTGGCGGCGCGACCTGTCCAGCCTGATCGGCATGATTGACATATTGGACCGCTATTCTCTGGCCATGAGGCGGCCGATCACCGTGCCGCTGGTGAAAAACGTTTTGCAAACCGCAAGCCCGGAACCATGA
- a CDS encoding histidinol-phosphatase encodes MTDTSALRNLALFDLDHTLIAGDSDFEWPRFLIQRGILEQAHYDERNNYFYRQYQQGTLDIHEYLVFALEPLKRFSRAELDALHADYLEQHIKPIITRKARDLLAAHAAQGDEIIIITATNRFITGPIARELGVEHLIAIELEEDEQGRFTGRVSGVPSFQQGKITRLQQWLDERGLSMDSYGQSFFYSDSHNDLPLLKLVDHPVAVDPDDTLRAHAEQEGWRVISLRD; translated from the coding sequence ATGACCGACACTTCTGCATTGCGCAATCTGGCGCTGTTCGACCTAGACCACACCCTGATCGCCGGCGATTCCGATTTCGAATGGCCGCGCTTCCTGATCCAGCGTGGCATTCTGGAGCAGGCGCATTACGACGAGCGCAACAATTATTTCTACCGGCAGTATCAGCAGGGCACGCTGGACATCCACGAATACCTGGTGTTCGCGCTGGAGCCCTTGAAGCGTTTCAGCCGCGCCGAACTGGACGCCTTGCACGCCGACTACCTGGAACAGCACATCAAGCCCATCATCACCCGCAAGGCGCGCGATTTGCTGGCCGCGCACGCGGCCCAGGGCGACGAGATCATCATCATCACCGCCACCAACCGCTTCATTACCGGGCCTATCGCCCGCGAGCTGGGCGTGGAGCATCTGATCGCCATCGAGCTGGAGGAAGACGAGCAGGGCCGCTTCACCGGCCGCGTCAGCGGCGTGCCCAGCTTTCAGCAGGGCAAGATCACCCGTTTGCAGCAGTGGCTGGACGAGCGCGGCCTGAGCATGGACAGCTACGGCCAGAGCTTTTTCTACAGCGACTCGCACAATGACCTGCCCTTGCTGAAGCTGGTGGACCATCCGGTGGCGGTGGACCCGGACGACACCCTGCGCGCCCACGCCGAGCAAGAGGGCTGGCGGGTGATTTCGCTGCGCGATTGA
- a CDS encoding MotA/TolQ/ExbB proton channel family protein: MWSIIEAAGWPIWTIIAASVVSLAIIFERLFSLRKSSVAPEGLLGQALQEYRRAGASEELLRKLQEHSPLGRLFCAGLRNVGGNREVMKEAIEDEGRVVAHQLERLLTTLGTIAAMAPLLGLLGTVIGMIEIFGSQSPAGNNPQALAHGISIALYNTAFGLIVAIPSMMFYRHFRSKVDGLLVEMESQAVKLVEVLHGERKNGG, encoded by the coding sequence GTGTGGTCAATCATTGAAGCGGCCGGCTGGCCGATCTGGACCATCATCGCCGCCTCGGTCGTGTCGCTGGCGATTATCTTTGAACGCTTGTTCAGCCTGAGGAAGAGCAGCGTGGCGCCGGAGGGCCTGCTGGGGCAGGCTTTGCAGGAGTACCGCCGCGCCGGCGCCAGCGAAGAGCTGTTGCGCAAGCTGCAGGAGCATTCGCCGCTGGGCCGCCTGTTCTGCGCCGGCCTGCGCAATGTCGGCGGCAATCGCGAAGTGATGAAGGAAGCGATCGAGGACGAGGGCCGCGTGGTGGCGCATCAACTGGAGCGCTTGCTGACCACGCTGGGCACCATCGCCGCGATGGCGCCCTTGCTGGGCCTGCTGGGCACGGTGATCGGCATGATCGAGATCTTCGGTTCGCAGTCGCCGGCGGGCAACAACCCGCAAGCATTGGCGCACGGCATTTCCATCGCGCTGTACAACACCGCCTTCGGCCTGATCGTCGCCATTCCCAGCATGATGTTCTATCGCCATTTCCGCTCCAAGGTGGACGGCCTGCTGGTGGAGATGGAGTCCCAAGCGGTCAAGCTGGTGGAAGTGCTGCACGGCGAGCGTAAAAACGGGGGTTGA
- a CDS encoding ExbD/TolR family protein, with protein MNFRRGRSREEPEINFIPLIDVLLVILIFLMVTTTYSKFAELKINLPAAQGEQAKTKSSEITVAVAANGEMAVGEAKLAAGDKAALLSKLKDDAAGKSDVIVIVNADAKATHQSVVTVMEAAREAGLNQLTFATRSQ; from the coding sequence ATGAATTTCCGCCGAGGCCGCAGCCGCGAAGAGCCCGAGATCAACTTCATTCCCCTGATCGACGTGCTGCTGGTGATCCTGATCTTCCTGATGGTCACCACCACTTATTCCAAGTTCGCCGAACTCAAGATCAATCTGCCGGCCGCCCAGGGCGAGCAGGCCAAGACCAAGTCGTCGGAAATCACCGTGGCGGTGGCCGCCAACGGCGAAATGGCGGTGGGCGAGGCCAAGCTGGCCGCCGGCGACAAGGCGGCGCTGTTGAGCAAGCTGAAGGACGACGCCGCGGGCAAGAGCGATGTGATCGTCATCGTCAACGCCGACGCCAAAGCCACCCACCAATCGGTGGTGACGGTGATGGAGGCGGCGCGCGAGGCCGGTCTGAACCAGCTGACCTTCGCCACCCGTTCGCAATAG
- the lpxK gene encoding tetraacyldisaccharide 4'-kinase — MHWIERQWYRPRWWLTALLAPLEGLFALSAATRRLAYRRGWLRAERLAAPVAVIGNINVGGVGKTPLTLALLRDLQQGGVKAGVISRGYGGSHRQPTLVRPDSSPEEVGDEPLLLAAAGAPVVVGRDRVAAGRHLLALHPDLELILTDDGLQHYRLSRDLEIVVLDGARGGGNGRLLPAGPLREPWSRLRSVGAVVINGGDAAGLALPAGPRRFAMRLRPAALQRLDRPEETRAAADFAGLRLAAMAGIGHPQRFFDTLAGLGLRPELCLAWPDHHQFAAADLPADMDAVIVTSKDAVKLRRVIHDAAQRARLWVLPVQAELEPDLSAWILDRLKIKHGR, encoded by the coding sequence ATGCATTGGATAGAACGGCAATGGTATCGGCCGCGCTGGTGGCTGACGGCCCTTCTGGCTCCGCTGGAAGGGCTGTTTGCCCTGTCGGCGGCGACCAGGCGGCTGGCTTACCGCCGCGGCTGGCTGCGCGCCGAGCGCCTGGCCGCGCCGGTGGCGGTGATCGGCAACATCAATGTGGGCGGCGTCGGCAAGACGCCGCTGACCCTGGCCCTGTTGCGCGATTTGCAACAAGGCGGCGTCAAGGCGGGGGTGATCAGCCGCGGTTACGGCGGCAGCCACCGCCAGCCCACGCTGGTGCGGCCGGACAGCTCGCCGGAAGAAGTGGGCGACGAGCCGCTCTTGCTGGCCGCCGCCGGCGCGCCGGTGGTGGTGGGGCGCGACCGGGTCGCCGCCGGCCGTCATCTGCTGGCGCTGCATCCCGATTTGGAATTGATACTGACCGACGACGGTCTGCAGCATTACCGCTTAAGCCGCGATCTGGAGATCGTGGTGCTGGACGGCGCGCGCGGGGGCGGCAACGGGCGGCTGCTGCCGGCCGGTCCGCTGCGCGAGCCGTGGTCTAGGCTGCGCTCCGTCGGCGCGGTGGTGATCAACGGCGGCGACGCCGCCGGCCTGGCCTTGCCGGCCGGGCCGCGGCGTTTTGCCATGCGTTTGCGTCCGGCCGCGCTGCAGCGGCTGGACCGGCCCGAGGAGACGCGGGCGGCGGCGGATTTCGCCGGGCTGAGGCTGGCGGCGATGGCCGGCATCGGCCACCCGCAGCGCTTCTTCGACACGCTGGCCGGCCTGGGCCTGCGGCCTGAGCTTTGCCTGGCCTGGCCCGACCATCATCAGTTCGCCGCGGCGGACCTGCCGGCCGACATGGACGCGGTGATCGTCACCAGCAAGGACGCGGTCAAGCTGCGGCGGGTGATTCATGATGCAGCGCAGCGTGCTAGACTATGGGTTTTGCCGGTTCAGGCGGAGTTGGAGCCTGATCTGAGCGCTTGGATTCTGGATCGACTGAAGATAAAACATGGACGCTAA
- a CDS encoding Trm112 family protein, with amino-acid sequence MDAKFLDILVCPLCKGPLVFDKAKQELVCKGDRLAYPIKDGIPMMLEAEARELAPEEEIK; translated from the coding sequence ATGGACGCTAAATTCCTGGATATTCTGGTGTGCCCGCTGTGCAAGGGCCCGCTGGTTTTCGACAAGGCCAAGCAGGAACTGGTCTGCAAGGGCGACCGACTGGCTTACCCGATCAAGGACGGCATCCCGATGATGCTGGAAGCCGAAGCCCGCGAGCTGGCGCCGGAAGAAGAAATAAAATGA
- the kdsB gene encoding 3-deoxy-manno-octulosonate cytidylyltransferase yields MSRGFCVVIPARLASSRLPGKPLADLAGKPMVARVAEQAAKSGATRVIVATDHADVLDACRAHGVEALMTRADHASGTDRLAEVAQVLNLADDEIVVNVQGDEPLIDPALIDQLAALLAAGDAPVATLAHPFRDAADMFNPNVVKTVLDHAGRALYFSRAPIPYARDAFAQDASALPADLPVLRHIGMYAYQAGFLKTYNRLEPAPLERFEALEQLRVLWHGFAIKVAVVESAPPAGVDTPEDLERVRRLLGAGRNS; encoded by the coding sequence ATGAGCCGCGGCTTTTGCGTGGTGATCCCGGCGCGTCTGGCGTCCAGCCGCTTGCCGGGCAAGCCGCTGGCCGATCTCGCCGGCAAGCCCATGGTGGCGCGGGTCGCCGAGCAGGCGGCCAAGAGCGGCGCGACGCGGGTGATCGTGGCCACCGACCACGCCGATGTGCTGGACGCTTGTCGCGCTCACGGCGTCGAGGCGTTGATGACGCGCGCCGACCACGCCAGCGGCACGGACCGGCTGGCCGAAGTGGCGCAGGTCTTGAACCTGGCCGACGATGAGATCGTGGTCAATGTCCAGGGCGACGAGCCGCTGATCGATCCGGCGCTGATCGATCAGCTGGCGGCGCTCCTGGCCGCCGGCGACGCGCCGGTGGCGACGCTGGCGCATCCGTTCCGCGACGCCGCCGACATGTTCAATCCCAATGTGGTCAAGACGGTGCTGGACCACGCCGGCCGCGCATTGTATTTCAGCCGCGCGCCGATTCCCTATGCCCGCGACGCCTTCGCACAGGATGCGAGCGCGCTGCCCGCGGACCTACCGGTGCTGCGGCATATCGGCATGTACGCCTATCAGGCGGGTTTTCTGAAGACCTATAACCGTTTGGAACCGGCGCCGCTGGAGCGTTTCGAAGCGCTGGAGCAGTTGCGGGTGTTGTGGCACGGCTTCGCCATCAAGGTGGCGGTGGTCGAGTCCGCGCCGCCGGCCGGCGTGGATACGCCGGAGGACCTGGAGCGGGTGCGCCGCTTGCTGGGCGCCGGACGGAACTCATAA
- the adk gene encoding adenylate kinase — protein MRLILLGAPGAGKGTQANFIKEKFGIPQISTGDMLRAAVKAGTPLGLEAKAIMDAGGLVRDDIIIGLVKERIADADCANGFLFDGFPRTIPQAEAMIAAGVDIDYVVEIDVPDAAIVERMAGRRVHMASGRTYHISFNPPKVAGKDDVTGEELVQRDDDREETVKKRLSVYHEQTAVLVGFYGERAASGDAKAPKYVKIDGTRAVEVVRDEVLKALGA, from the coding sequence ATGCGACTGATCCTGTTGGGGGCGCCTGGCGCCGGCAAAGGCACCCAGGCCAATTTCATCAAGGAAAAATTCGGCATCCCGCAAATCTCCACCGGCGACATGCTGCGCGCCGCGGTCAAGGCCGGCACGCCGCTGGGCCTGGAAGCCAAGGCGATTATGGACGCCGGCGGCCTGGTGCGCGACGACATCATCATCGGCCTGGTCAAGGAGCGCATCGCCGACGCGGATTGCGCCAACGGTTTCCTGTTCGACGGCTTCCCGCGCACCATTCCGCAAGCCGAGGCGATGATCGCCGCCGGCGTGGACATCGATTACGTGGTGGAGATCGACGTGCCGGACGCGGCCATCGTCGAGCGCATGGCCGGCCGCCGCGTGCACATGGCCTCCGGCCGCACCTACCACATCAGCTTCAACCCGCCCAAAGTGGCCGGCAAGGACGATGTGACCGGCGAAGAGCTGGTCCAGCGCGACGACGACCGCGAAGAAACCGTGAAGAAGCGTTTGTCGGTTTACCACGAACAGACCGCGGTGCTGGTGGGCTTCTACGGCGAGCGCGCCGCCAGCGGCGACGCCAAGGCGCCGAAATACGTCAAGATCGACGGCACCCGCGCGGTGGAAGTGGTGCGCGACGAGGTGCTGAAGGCGCTGGGCGCCTGA